The window AAGCCGTATAGAAGGATTTTGAGATGATAGACTCTGCATCATAATAAACTTATAATAAAGACGTTCTGAAAGAAAGCTGTTTACCTCCATATACAATTCCGGAGATTGATTAAGCAGATTGAAAAAAGCAGATTTATGAAGCCTTAAAACACTACATTCTGAAATAGCTTCTGCGTTTACAGGATAAGGTTTATCTATAAAAAGCACAGATTCTCCACAACTTTCCCCGTCTGATAAGATATTTTGAATAAACTCTTTTCCTTCCTCATTATAATTATTAAGTTTTATTTCTCCTTTAATAATCTGATAATAATAGTTAGGAATATCCCCTTCAAAGAATATAGTTTCTGAAGGTGCATAGCGTTTCGTTTCTGCTCCCGCTGAAATCAAAATATTTTCGTCGATTACCATAATAACTGTTTTTGAAATTGTCTTCTTCTTCTTAGTAAAAATATTATGGAACGTCTAAATTGTATGCAAAAACCGAACCTTAATAATCAATAAAAAGGTTAAATAATGTTAATTTTTTTATTAATTATCATTCCTTTTATTCTTATCAAACTACATTTAATAACAAATCCATTTTATATTCACTATTTCGTAATTTTAAAAGACAAAAATTTATTGCAACATTTTGATTATGAAGCTAAAAGCCTCATTTCACAGAGAAATGAGGCTTTCTATAGGCAATAGCAAAAAGATTTATACGCGTTGTAATTTTAATTATTTCGCAAATTTTTTGGTTCCTGCAACACATAAGATTACCCCTACAGTCACCCCAAGCATTCCCATACTTACCTGCTCATGAAGAAGCCAGGCAGCCAACGCCAAACCAAAGAAAGGCTGAAGCAGCTGCAGCTGTCCCACAGTAGCAATACC of the Chryseobacterium viscerum genome contains:
- a CDS encoding Crp/Fnr family transcriptional regulator; the protein is MVIDENILISAGAETKRYAPSETIFFEGDIPNYYYQIIKGEIKLNNYNEEGKEFIQNILSDGESCGESVLFIDKPYPVNAEAISECSVLRLHKSAFFNLLNQSPELYMEVNSFLSERLYYKFIMMQSLSSQNPSIRLKGLMDYLKSSQKDLTPYSFLIPLTRQQMASLTGLCVETAIRTIKHMERNKIVRIENRKILY